In a genomic window of Oncorhynchus keta strain PuntledgeMale-10-30-2019 chromosome 26, Oket_V2, whole genome shotgun sequence:
- the LOC127912091 gene encoding uncharacterized protein LOC127912091 isoform X14, with protein MHYSWTTTMDLFDIIKCSPLYSSLCYPWIQVPLSTVPCVIPGSRFLSTVPCVIPGSRFLSTVPCVIPGSRFLSTVPCVIPGSRFLSTVPCVIPGSRSPSLQFLVLSLDPGSSLQFLVLSLDPGPPLHSSLCYPWIQVPLHSSLCYPWIQVPLSTVPCVIPGSRFLSTVPCVIPGSRFPSLQFLVLSLDPGPPLHSSLCYPWIQVPLHSSLCYPWIQVSLSTVPCVIPGSRFLSTVPCVIPGSRSPSPQFLVLSLDPGSSPQFLVLSLDPDPPLHNAYYKSNPSHLIDIPQTRRHMSDCLPPQSCSPPPQEHSHNLHTILS; from the exons ATGCACTATTCCTGGACAACAACTATGGATTTGTTTGATATTATAAAGTGTTCCCCTCTCTACAGTTCCTTGTGTTATCCCTGGATCCAGGTTCCTCTCTCTACAGTTCCTTGTGTTATCCCTGGATCCAGGTTCCTCTCCACAGTTCCTTGTGTTATCCCTGGATCCAGGTTCCTCTCCACAGTTCCTTGTGTTATCCCTGGATCCAGGTTCCTCTCTACAGTTCCTTGTGTTATCCCTGGATCCAGGTTCCTCTCTACAGTTCCTTGTGTTATCCCTGGATCCAG GTCCCCCTCTCTTCAGTTCCTTGTGTTATCCCTGGATCCAGGTTCCTCTCTACAGTTCCTTGTGTTATCCCTGGATCCAG GTCCCCCTCTCCACAGTTCCTTGTGTTATCCCTGGATCCAGGTTCCTCTCCACAGTTCCTTGTGTTATCCCTGGATCCAG GTCCCCCTCTCCACAGTTCCTTGTGTTATCCCTGGATCCAGGTTCCTCTCTACAGTTCCTTGTGTTATCCCTGGATCCAGGTTCCCCTCTCTACAGTTCCTTGTGTTATCCCTGGATCCAGGTCCCCCTCTCCACAGTTCCTTGTGTTATCCCTGGATCCAG GTTCCTCTCCACAGTTCCTTGTGTTATCCCTGgatccaggtctccctctccacaGTTCCTTGTGTTATCCCTGGATCCAGGTTCCTCTCCACAGTTCCTTGTGTTATCCCTGGATCCAGGTCCCCCTCTCCACAGTTCCTTGTGTTATCCCTGGATCCAGGTTCCTCTCCACAGTTCCTTGTGTTATCCCTGGATCCAGATCCCCCTCTCCACAATGCCTACTATAAAAGTAACCCTTCTCACTTGATCGATATACCCCAAACCAGAAGGCACATGAGCGATTGTCTACCACCGCAGTCATGTTCCCCTCCCCCACAAGAACACTCACACAAcctccacacaatcctgtcttag
- the LOC127912091 gene encoding uncharacterized protein LOC127912091 isoform X11 — translation MHYSWTTTMDLFDIIKCSPLYSSLCYPWIQVPLSTVPCVIPGSRFLSTVPCVIPGSRFLSTVPCVIPGSRFLSTVPCVIPGSRFLSTVPCVIPGSRSPSLQFLVLSLDPGSSLQFLVLSLDPGPPLHSSLCYPWIQGSPLHSSLCYPWIQVPLSTVPCVIPGSRFLSTVPCVIPGSRFPSLQFLVLSLDPGPPLHSSLCYPWIQVPLHSSLCYPWIQVSLSTVPCVIPGSRFLSTVPCVIPGSRSPSPQFLVLSLDPGSSPQFLVLSLDPDPPLHNAYYKSNPSHLIDIPQTRRHMSDCLPPQSCSPPPQEHSHNLHTILS, via the exons ATGCACTATTCCTGGACAACAACTATGGATTTGTTTGATATTATAAAGTGTTCCCCTCTCTACAGTTCCTTGTGTTATCCCTGGATCCAGGTTCCTCTCTCTACAGTTCCTTGTGTTATCCCTGGATCCAGGTTCCTCTCCACAGTTCCTTGTGTTATCCCTGGATCCAGGTTCCTCTCCACAGTTCCTTGTGTTATCCCTGGATCCAGGTTCCTCTCTACAGTTCCTTGTGTTATCCCTGGATCCAGGTTCCTCTCTACAGTTCCTTGTGTTATCCCTGGATCCAG GTCCCCCTCTCTTCAGTTCCTTGTGTTATCCCTGGATCCAGGTTCCTCTCTACAGTTCCTTGTGTTATCCCTGGATCCAG GTCCCCCTCTCCACAGTTCCTTGTGTTATCCCTGGATCCA AGGTTCCCCTCTCCACAGTTCCTTGTGTTATCCCTGGATCCAG GTCCCCCTCTCCACAGTTCCTTGTGTTATCCCTGGATCCAGGTTCCTCTCTACAGTTCCTTGTGTTATCCCTGGATCCAGGTTCCCCTCTCTACAGTTCCTTGTGTTATCCCTGGATCCAGGTCCCCCTCTCCACAGTTCCTTGTGTTATCCCTGGATCCAG GTTCCTCTCCACAGTTCCTTGTGTTATCCCTGgatccaggtctccctctccacaGTTCCTTGTGTTATCCCTGGATCCAGGTTCCTCTCCACAGTTCCTTGTGTTATCCCTGGATCCAGGTCCCCCTCTCCACAGTTCCTTGTGTTATCCCTGGATCCAGGTTCCTCTCCACAGTTCCTTGTGTTATCCCTGGATCCAGATCCCCCTCTCCACAATGCCTACTATAAAAGTAACCCTTCTCACTTGATCGATATACCCCAAACCAGAAGGCACATGAGCGATTGTCTACCACCGCAGTCATGTTCCCCTCCCCCACAAGAACACTCACACAAcctccacacaatcctgtcttag
- the LOC127912091 gene encoding saposin-like protein 11 isoform X28 — MHYSWTTTMDLFDIIKCSPLYSSLCYPWIQVPLSTVPCVIPGSRFLSTVPCVIPGSRFLSTVPCVIPGSRFLSTVPCVIPGSRFLSTVPCVIPGSRFLSTVPCVIPGSRFLSTVPCVIPGSRFLSTVPCVIPGSRFLSTVPCVIPGSRSPSPQFLVLSLDPGSSPQFLVLSLDPGPPLHSSLCYPWIQVPLSTVPCVIPGSRFLSTVPCVIPGSRSPSPQFLVLSLDPGSSPQFLVLSLDPDPPLHNAYYKSNPSHLIDIPQTRRHMSDCLPPQSCSPPPQEHSHNLHTILS; from the exons ATGCACTATTCCTGGACAACAACTATGGATTTGTTTGATATTATAAAGTGTTCCCCTCTCTACAGTTCCTTGTGTTATCCCTGGATCCAGGTTCCTCTCTCTACAGTTCCTTGTGTTATCCCTGGATCCAGGTTCCTCTCCACAGTTCCTTGTGTTATCCCTGGATCCAGGTTCCTCTCCACAGTTCCTTGTGTTATCCCTGGATCCAGGTTCCTCTCTACAGTTCCTTGTGTTATCCCTGGATCCAGGTTCCTCTCTACAGTTCCTTGTGTTATCCCTGGATCCAG GTTCCTCTCTACAGTTCCTTGTGTTATCCCTGGATCCAG GTTCCTCTCTACAGTTCCTTGTGTTATCCCTGGATCCAGGTTCCTCTCCACAGTTCCTTGTGTTATCCCTGGATCCAG GTTCCTCTCCACAGTTCCTTGTGTTATCCCTGGATCCAG GTCCCCCTCTCCACAGTTCCTTGTGTTATCCCTGGATCCAGGTTCCTCTCCACAGTTCCTTGTGTTATCCCTGGATCCAG GTCCCCCTCTCCACAGTTCCTTGTGTTATCCCTGGATCCAGGTCCCCCTCTCCACAGTTCCTTGTGTTATCCCTGGATCCAG GTTCCTCTCCACAGTTCCTTGTGTTATCCCTGGATCCAGGTCCCCCTCTCCACAGTTCCTTGTGTTATCCCTGGATCCAGGTTCCTCTCCACAGTTCCTTGTGTTATCCCTGGATCCAGATCCCCCTCTCCACAATGCCTACTATAAAAGTAACCCTTCTCACTTGATCGATATACCCCAAACCAGAAGGCACATGAGCGATTGTCTACCACCGCAGTCATGTTCCCCTCCCCCACAAGAACACTCACACAAcctccacacaatcctgtcttag
- the LOC127912091 gene encoding uncharacterized protein LOC127912091 isoform X29, with protein MHYSWTTTMDLFDIIKCSPLYSSLCYPWIQVPLSTVPCVIPGSRFLSTVPCVIPGSRFLSTVPCVIPGSRFLSTVPCVIPGSRFLSTVPCVIPGSRFLSTVPCVIPGSRFLSTVPCVIPGSRFLSTVPCVIPGSRSPSPQFLVLSLDPGSSPQFLVLSLDPGPPLHSSLCYPWIQVPLSTVPCVIPGSRFLSTVPCVIPGSRSPSPQFLVLSLDPGSSPQFLVLSLDPDPPLHNAYYKSNPSHLIDIPQTRRHMSDCLPPQSCSPPPQEHSHNLHTILS; from the exons ATGCACTATTCCTGGACAACAACTATGGATTTGTTTGATATTATAAAGTGTTCCCCTCTCTACAGTTCCTTGTGTTATCCCTGGATCCAGGTTCCTCTCTCTACAGTTCCTTGTGTTATCCCTGGATCCAGGTTCCTCTCCACAGTTCCTTGTGTTATCCCTGGATCCAGGTTCCTCTCCACAGTTCCTTGTGTTATCCCTGGATCCAGGTTCCTCTCTACAGTTCCTTGTGTTATCCCTGGATCCAGGTTCCTCTCTACAGTTCCTTGTGTTATCCCTGGATCCAG GTTCCTCTCTACAGTTCCTTGTGTTATCCCTGGATCCAG GTTCCTCTCTACAGTTCCTTGTGTTATCCCTGGATCCAGGTTCCTCTCCACAGTTCCTTGTGTTATCCCTGGATCCAG GTCCCCCTCTCCACAGTTCCTTGTGTTATCCCTGGATCCAGGTTCCTCTCCACAGTTCCTTGTGTTATCCCTGGATCCAG GTCCCCCTCTCCACAGTTCCTTGTGTTATCCCTGGATCCAGGTCCCCCTCTCCACAGTTCCTTGTGTTATCCCTGGATCCAG GTTCCTCTCCACAGTTCCTTGTGTTATCCCTGGATCCAGGTCCCCCTCTCCACAGTTCCTTGTGTTATCCCTGGATCCAGGTTCCTCTCCACAGTTCCTTGTGTTATCCCTGGATCCAGATCCCCCTCTCCACAATGCCTACTATAAAAGTAACCCTTCTCACTTGATCGATATACCCCAAACCAGAAGGCACATGAGCGATTGTCTACCACCGCAGTCATGTTCCCCTCCCCCACAAGAACACTCACACAAcctccacacaatcctgtcttag
- the LOC127912091 gene encoding saposin-like protein 11 isoform X25 has product MHYSWTTTMDLFDIIKCSPLYSSLCYPWIQVPLSTVPCVIPGSRFLSTVPCVIPGSRFLSTVPCVIPGSRFLSTVPCVIPGSRFLSTVPCVIPGSRFLSTVPCVIPGSRFLSTVPCVIPGSRFLSTVPCVIPGSRFLSTVPCVIPGSRFPSPQFLVLSLDPGPPLHSSLCYPWIQVPLHSSLCYPWIQVPLYSSLCYPWIQVPLSTVPCVIPGSRFLSTVPCVIPGSRSPSPQFLVLSLDPGSSPQFLVLSLDPDPPLHNAYYKSNPSHLIDIPQTRRHMSDCLPPQSCSPPPQEHSHNLHTILS; this is encoded by the exons ATGCACTATTCCTGGACAACAACTATGGATTTGTTTGATATTATAAAGTGTTCCCCTCTCTACAGTTCCTTGTGTTATCCCTGGATCCAGGTTCCTCTCTCTACAGTTCCTTGTGTTATCCCTGGATCCAGGTTCCTCTCCACAGTTCCTTGTGTTATCCCTGGATCCAGGTTCCTCTCCACAGTTCCTTGTGTTATCCCTGGATCCAGGTTCCTCTCTACAGTTCCTTGTGTTATCCCTGGATCCAGGTTCCTCTCTACAGTTCCTTGTGTTATCCCTGGATCCAG GTTCCTCTCTACAGTTCCTTGTGTTATCCCTGGATCCAG GTTCCTCTCTACAGTTCCTTGTGTTATCCCTGGATCCAGGTTCCTCTCCACAGTTCCTTGTGTTATCCCTGGATCCAG GTTCCTCTCCACAGTTCCTTGTGTTATCCCTGGATCCAGGTTCCCCTCTCCACAGTTCCTTGTGTTATCCCTGGATCCAGGTCCCCCTCTCCACAGTTCCTTGTGTTATCCCTGGATCCAGGTTCCTCTCCACAGTTCCTTGTGTTATCCCTGGATCCAG GTTCCTCTCTACAGTTCCTTGTGTTATCCCTGGATCCAG GTCCCCCTCTCCACAGTTCCTTGTGTTATCCCTGGATCCAG GTTCCTCTCCACAGTTCCTTGTGTTATCCCTGGATCCAGGTCCCCCTCTCCACAGTTCCTTGTGTTATCCCTGGATCCAGGTTCCTCTCCACAGTTCCTTGTGTTATCCCTGGATCCAGATCCCCCTCTCCACAATGCCTACTATAAAAGTAACCCTTCTCACTTGATCGATATACCCCAAACCAGAAGGCACATGAGCGATTGTCTACCACCGCAGTCATGTTCCCCTCCCCCACAAGAACACTCACACAAcctccacacaatcctgtcttag
- the LOC127912091 gene encoding uncharacterized protein LOC127912091 isoform X3 encodes MHYSWTTTMDLFDIIKCSPLYSSLCYPWIQVPLSTVPCVIPGSRFLSTVPCVIPGSRFLSTVPCVIPGSRFLSTVPCVIPGSRFLSTVPCVIPGSRFLSTVPCVIPGSRFLSTVPCVIPGSRSPSPQFLVLSLDPRFPSPQFLVLSLDPGSSLQFLVLSLDPGPPLHSSLCYPWIQVPLYSSLCYPWIQVPLSTVPCVIPGSRSPSPQFLVLSLDPGPPLHSSLCYPWIQVPLHSSLCYPWIQVSLSTVPCVIPGSRFLSTVPCVIPGSRSPSPQFLVLSLDPGSSPQFLVLSLDPDPPLHNAYYKSNPSHLIDIPQTRRHMSDCLPPQSCSPPPQEHSHNLHTILS; translated from the exons ATGCACTATTCCTGGACAACAACTATGGATTTGTTTGATATTATAAAGTGTTCCCCTCTCTACAGTTCCTTGTGTTATCCCTGGATCCAGGTTCCTCTCTCTACAGTTCCTTGTGTTATCCCTGGATCCAGGTTCCTCTCCACAGTTCCTTGTGTTATCCCTGGATCCAGGTTCCTCTCCACAGTTCCTTGTGTTATCCCTGGATCCAGGTTCCTCTCTACAGTTCCTTGTGTTATCCCTGGATCCAGGTTCCTCTCTACAGTTCCTTGTGTTATCCCTGGATCCAG GTTCCTCTCTACAGTTCCTTGTGTTATCCCTGGATCCAGGTTCCTCTCCACAGTTCCTTGTGTTATCCCTGGATCCAG GTCCCCCTCTCCACAGTTCCTTGTGTTATCCCTGGATCCA AGGTTCCCCTCTCCACAGTTCCTTGTGTTATCCCTGGATCCAGGTTCCTCTCTACAGTTCCTTGTGTTATCCCTGGATCCAGGTCCCCCTCTCCACAGTTCCTTGTGTTATCCCTGGATCCAGGTTCCTCTCTACAGTTCCTTGTGTTATCCCTGGATCCAGGTTCCCCTCTCTACAGTTCCTTGTGTTATCCCTGGATCCAGGTCCCCCTCTCCACAGTTCCTTGTGTTATCCCTGGATCCAGGTCCCCCTCTCCACAGTTCCTTGTGTTATCCCTGGATCCAG GTTCCTCTCCACAGTTCCTTGTGTTATCCCTGgatccaggtctccctctccacaGTTCCTTGTGTTATCCCTGGATCCAGGTTCCTCTCCACAGTTCCTTGTGTTATCCCTGGATCCAGGTCCCCCTCTCCACAGTTCCTTGTGTTATCCCTGGATCCAGGTTCCTCTCCACAGTTCCTTGTGTTATCCCTGGATCCAGATCCCCCTCTCCACAATGCCTACTATAAAAGTAACCCTTCTCACTTGATCGATATACCCCAAACCAGAAGGCACATGAGCGATTGTCTACCACCGCAGTCATGTTCCCCTCCCCCACAAGAACACTCACACAAcctccacacaatcctgtcttag
- the LOC127912091 gene encoding uncharacterized protein LOC127912091 isoform X8 gives MHYSWTTTMDLFDIIKCSPLYSSLCYPWIQVPLSTVPCVIPGSRFLSTVPCVIPGSRFLSTVPCVIPGSRFLSTVPCVIPGSRFLSTVPCVIPGSRFLSTVPCVIPGSRFLSTVPCVIPGSRFLSTVPCVIPGSRFLSTVPCVIPGSRFPSPQFLVLSLDPGPPLHSSLCYPWIQVPLSTVPCVIPGSRSPSPQFLVLSLDPGPPLHSSLCYPWIQVPLHSSLCYPWIQVSLSTVPCVIPGSRFLSTVPCVIPGSRSPSPQFLVLSLDPGSSPQFLVLSLDPDPPLHNAYYKSNPSHLIDIPQTRRHMSDCLPPQSCSPPPQEHSHNLHTILS, from the exons ATGCACTATTCCTGGACAACAACTATGGATTTGTTTGATATTATAAAGTGTTCCCCTCTCTACAGTTCCTTGTGTTATCCCTGGATCCAGGTTCCTCTCTCTACAGTTCCTTGTGTTATCCCTGGATCCAGGTTCCTCTCCACAGTTCCTTGTGTTATCCCTGGATCCAGGTTCCTCTCCACAGTTCCTTGTGTTATCCCTGGATCCAGGTTCCTCTCTACAGTTCCTTGTGTTATCCCTGGATCCAGGTTCCTCTCTACAGTTCCTTGTGTTATCCCTGGATCCAG GTTCCTCTCTACAGTTCCTTGTGTTATCCCTGGATCCAG GTTCCTCTCTACAGTTCCTTGTGTTATCCCTGGATCCAGGTTCCTCTCCACAGTTCCTTGTGTTATCCCTGGATCCAG GTTCCTCTCCACAGTTCCTTGTGTTATCCCTGGATCCAGGTTCCCCTCTCCACAGTTCCTTGTGTTATCCCTGGATCCAGGTCCCCCTCTCCACAGTTCCTTGTGTTATCCCTGGATCCAG GTCCCCCTCTCCACAGTTCCTTGTGTTATCCCTGGATCCAG GTCCCCCTCTCCACAGTTCCTTGTGTTATCCCTGGATCCAGGTCCCCCTCTCCACAGTTCCTTGTGTTATCCCTGGATCCAG GTTCCTCTCCACAGTTCCTTGTGTTATCCCTGgatccaggtctccctctccacaGTTCCTTGTGTTATCCCTGGATCCAGGTTCCTCTCCACAGTTCCTTGTGTTATCCCTGGATCCAGGTCCCCCTCTCCACAGTTCCTTGTGTTATCCCTGGATCCAGGTTCCTCTCCACAGTTCCTTGTGTTATCCCTGGATCCAGATCCCCCTCTCCACAATGCCTACTATAAAAGTAACCCTTCTCACTTGATCGATATACCCCAAACCAGAAGGCACATGAGCGATTGTCTACCACCGCAGTCATGTTCCCCTCCCCCACAAGAACACTCACACAAcctccacacaatcctgtcttag
- the LOC127912091 gene encoding uncharacterized protein LOC127912091 isoform X1: MHYSWTTTMDLFDIIKCSPLYSSLCYPWIQVPLSTVPCVIPGSRFLSTVPCVIPGSRFLSTVPCVIPGSRFLSTVPCVIPGSRFLSTVPCVIPGSRFLSTVPCVIPGSRFLSTVPCVIPGSRFLSTVPCVIPGSRFLSTVPCVIPGSRFPSPQFLVLSLDPGPPLHSSLCYPWIQVPLHSSLCYPWIQVPLYSSLCYPWIQVPLYSSLCYPWIQVPLSTVPCVIPGSRSPSPQFLVLSLDPGPPLHSSLCYPWIQVPLHSSLCYPWIQVSLSTVPCVIPGSRFLSTVPCVIPGSRSPSPQFLVLSLDPGSSPQFLVLSLDPDPPLHNAYYKSNPSHLIDIPQTRRHMSDCLPPQSCSPPPQEHSHNLHTILS; encoded by the exons ATGCACTATTCCTGGACAACAACTATGGATTTGTTTGATATTATAAAGTGTTCCCCTCTCTACAGTTCCTTGTGTTATCCCTGGATCCAGGTTCCTCTCTCTACAGTTCCTTGTGTTATCCCTGGATCCAGGTTCCTCTCCACAGTTCCTTGTGTTATCCCTGGATCCAGGTTCCTCTCCACAGTTCCTTGTGTTATCCCTGGATCCAGGTTCCTCTCTACAGTTCCTTGTGTTATCCCTGGATCCAGGTTCCTCTCTACAGTTCCTTGTGTTATCCCTGGATCCAG GTTCCTCTCTACAGTTCCTTGTGTTATCCCTGGATCCAG GTTCCTCTCTACAGTTCCTTGTGTTATCCCTGGATCCAGGTTCCTCTCCACAGTTCCTTGTGTTATCCCTGGATCCAG GTTCCTCTCCACAGTTCCTTGTGTTATCCCTGGATCCAGGTTCCCCTCTCCACAGTTCCTTGTGTTATCCCTGGATCCAGGTCCCCCTCTCCACAGTTCCTTGTGTTATCCCTGGATCCAGGTTCCTCTCCACAGTTCCTTGTGTTATCCCTGGATCCAG GTTCCTCTCTACAGTTCCTTGTGTTATCCCTGGATCCAG GTTCCTCTCTACAGTTCCTTGTGTTATCCCTGGATCCAGGTTCCCCTCTCTACAGTTCCTTGTGTTATCCCTGGATCCAGGTCCCCCTCTCCACAGTTCCTTGTGTTATCCCTGGATCCAGGTCCCCCTCTCCACAGTTCCTTGTGTTATCCCTGGATCCAG GTTCCTCTCCACAGTTCCTTGTGTTATCCCTGgatccaggtctccctctccacaGTTCCTTGTGTTATCCCTGGATCCAGGTTCCTCTCCACAGTTCCTTGTGTTATCCCTGGATCCAGGTCCCCCTCTCCACAGTTCCTTGTGTTATCCCTGGATCCAGGTTCCTCTCCACAGTTCCTTGTGTTATCCCTGGATCCAGATCCCCCTCTCCACAATGCCTACTATAAAAGTAACCCTTCTCACTTGATCGATATACCCCAAACCAGAAGGCACATGAGCGATTGTCTACCACCGCAGTCATGTTCCCCTCCCCCACAAGAACACTCACACAAcctccacacaatcctgtcttag
- the LOC127912091 gene encoding uncharacterized protein LOC127912091 isoform X6 → MHYSWTTTMDLFDIIKCSPLYSSLCYPWIQVPLSTVPCVIPGSRFLSTVPCVIPGSRFLSTVPCVIPGSRFLSTVPCVIPGSRFLSTVPCVIPGSRFLSTVPCVIPGSRSPSPQFLVLSLDPRFPSPQFLVLSLDPGSSLQFLVLSLDPGPPLHSSLCYPWIQVPLYSSLCYPWIQVPLSTVPCVIPGSRSPSPQFLVLSLDPGPPLHSSLCYPWIQVPLHSSLCYPWIQVSLSTVPCVIPGSRFLSTVPCVIPGSRSPSPQFLVLSLDPGSSPQFLVLSLDPDPPLHNAYYKSNPSHLIDIPQTRRHMSDCLPPQSCSPPPQEHSHNLHTILS, encoded by the exons ATGCACTATTCCTGGACAACAACTATGGATTTGTTTGATATTATAAAGTGTTCCCCTCTCTACAGTTCCTTGTGTTATCCCTGGATCCAGGTTCCTCTCTCTACAGTTCCTTGTGTTATCCCTGGATCCAGGTTCCTCTCCACAGTTCCTTGTGTTATCCCTGGATCCAGGTTCCTCTCCACAGTTCCTTGTGTTATCCCTGGATCCAGGTTCCTCTCTACAGTTCCTTGTGTTATCCCTGGATCCAGGTTCCTCTCTACAGTTCCTTGTGTTATCCCTGGATCCAG GTTCCTCTCTACAGTTCCTTGTGTTATCCCTGGATCCAG GTCCCCCTCTCCACAGTTCCTTGTGTTATCCCTGGATCCA AGGTTCCCCTCTCCACAGTTCCTTGTGTTATCCCTGGATCCAGGTTCCTCTCTACAGTTCCTTGTGTTATCCCTGGATCCAGGTCCCCCTCTCCACAGTTCCTTGTGTTATCCCTGGATCCAGGTTCCTCTCTACAGTTCCTTGTGTTATCCCTGGATCCAGGTTCCCCTCTCTACAGTTCCTTGTGTTATCCCTGGATCCAGGTCCCCCTCTCCACAGTTCCTTGTGTTATCCCTGGATCCAGGTCCCCCTCTCCACAGTTCCTTGTGTTATCCCTGGATCCAG GTTCCTCTCCACAGTTCCTTGTGTTATCCCTGgatccaggtctccctctccacaGTTCCTTGTGTTATCCCTGGATCCAGGTTCCTCTCCACAGTTCCTTGTGTTATCCCTGGATCCAGGTCCCCCTCTCCACAGTTCCTTGTGTTATCCCTGGATCCAGGTTCCTCTCCACAGTTCCTTGTGTTATCCCTGGATCCAGATCCCCCTCTCCACAATGCCTACTATAAAAGTAACCCTTCTCACTTGATCGATATACCCCAAACCAGAAGGCACATGAGCGATTGTCTACCACCGCAGTCATGTTCCCCTCCCCCACAAGAACACTCACACAAcctccacacaatcctgtcttag
- the LOC127912091 gene encoding uncharacterized protein LOC127912091 isoform X10 produces the protein MHYSWTTTMDLFDIIKCSPLYSSLCYPWIQVPLSTVPCVIPGSRFLSTVPCVIPGSRFLSTVPCVIPGSRFLSTVPCVIPGSRFLSTVPCVIPGSRFLSTVPCVIPGSRSPSPQFLVLSLDPRFPSPQFLVLSLDPGPPLHSSLCYPWIQVPLYSSLCYPWIQVPLSTVPCVIPGSRSPSPQFLVLSLDPGPPLHSSLCYPWIQVPLHSSLCYPWIQVSLSTVPCVIPGSRFLSTVPCVIPGSRSPSPQFLVLSLDPGSSPQFLVLSLDPDPPLHNAYYKSNPSHLIDIPQTRRHMSDCLPPQSCSPPPQEHSHNLHTILS, from the exons ATGCACTATTCCTGGACAACAACTATGGATTTGTTTGATATTATAAAGTGTTCCCCTCTCTACAGTTCCTTGTGTTATCCCTGGATCCAGGTTCCTCTCTCTACAGTTCCTTGTGTTATCCCTGGATCCAGGTTCCTCTCCACAGTTCCTTGTGTTATCCCTGGATCCAGGTTCCTCTCCACAGTTCCTTGTGTTATCCCTGGATCCAGGTTCCTCTCTACAGTTCCTTGTGTTATCCCTGGATCCAGGTTCCTCTCTACAGTTCCTTGTGTTATCCCTGGATCCAG GTTCCTCTCTACAGTTCCTTGTGTTATCCCTGGATCCAG GTCCCCCTCTCCACAGTTCCTTGTGTTATCCCTGGATCCA AGGTTCCCCTCTCCACAGTTCCTTGTGTTATCCCTGGATCCAG GTCCCCCTCTCCACAGTTCCTTGTGTTATCCCTGGATCCAGGTTCCTCTCTACAGTTCCTTGTGTTATCCCTGGATCCAGGTTCCCCTCTCTACAGTTCCTTGTGTTATCCCTGGATCCAGGTCCCCCTCTCCACAGTTCCTTGTGTTATCCCTGGATCCAGGTCCCCCTCTCCACAGTTCCTTGTGTTATCCCTGGATCCAG GTTCCTCTCCACAGTTCCTTGTGTTATCCCTGgatccaggtctccctctccacaGTTCCTTGTGTTATCCCTGGATCCAGGTTCCTCTCCACAGTTCCTTGTGTTATCCCTGGATCCAGGTCCCCCTCTCCACAGTTCCTTGTGTTATCCCTGGATCCAGGTTCCTCTCCACAGTTCCTTGTGTTATCCCTGGATCCAGATCCCCCTCTCCACAATGCCTACTATAAAAGTAACCCTTCTCACTTGATCGATATACCCCAAACCAGAAGGCACATGAGCGATTGTCTACCACCGCAGTCATGTTCCCCTCCCCCACAAGAACACTCACACAAcctccacacaatcctgtcttag